Proteins encoded within one genomic window of Fusarium musae strain F31 chromosome 4, whole genome shotgun sequence:
- a CDS encoding hypothetical protein (EggNog:ENOG41), translating into MDAPPVTIYNLPTSPARWDWVGVFYVDFCVVWTLLVLLGMAFCWKNRSNPLLRLRGLLLSFSAIVLLHIYWILGQIVYTVGPTIPIVLAYDIQYFFMGIWFPLGIALFHASNSRLLHVAKLQKKYSSARLRDQFNAVILTVGMWLACRKYHPTYGIPGTEIKSQTLPEQIVELGRGWEWWPSVLWQVVWTWMVAPFLLWRTWNIRDTTGWRTQTIGCCLSSLHATPMFLIASYVPAFAPVNFYFPPSSWIHVSIFLIEIFAVFVPAFQVIKQRILVKRIESLNVEWYATSSTSTLQELNDLRRGSQVATRLGEKGGYESSDQEMKDTLLTISAFNYTLNSNPGPLQDFSALNDFSGENISFLTEVTRWKISWRAEPDEADVRDAYNAGLDIYATFISPRDAEFPLNLGSADLKYMEKMFEAAARETFGQTNVHPAVPFETTMSLESAPTLVMERPNYSGIIPAEFGPNVFDSIEQHIKYLVLTNTWPKFVKEMQSRRRSGETTRSGYSASSETSIVSRLSSKMSKLFYHIG; encoded by the exons ATGGACGCACCACCAGTCACCATCTACAACCTCCCAACTAGCCCAGCCAGGTGGGACTGGGTTGGAGTATTCTACGTTGACTTTTGCGTCGTTTGGACCCTCCTGGTTCTTCTTGGTATGGCTTTCTGCTGGAAAAACCGCAGCAATCCATTACTCAGACTCCGCGGCCTCCTTCTTTCGTTTTCTGCGATTGTTCTCCTTCACATCTACTGGATCCTCGGTCAGATCGTGTACACTGTCGGGCCTACCATACCTATAGTTCTGGCATACGACATACAGTACTTCTTCATGGGAATCTGGTTCCCTCTCGGCATTGCTCTTTTCCACGCTAGCAACAGCCGACTTCTTCATGTAGCTAAGCTGCAAAAGAAGTATAGCAGCGCACGCTTGAGAGACCAGTTTAATGCG GTTATCCTAACAGTCGGCATGTGGTTAGCATGTCGCAAATACCATCCTACCTATGGTATTCCGGGTACCGAGATCAAGAGTCAGACACTTCCTGAGCAAATAGTTGAGTTGGGCCGGGGCTGGGAGTGGTGGCCCTCTGTACTCTGGCAAGTAGTTTGGACATGGATG GTTGCACCCTTTCTGCTTTGGAGGACATGGAACATCCGCGATACTACGGGGTGGCGAACCCAAACGATCGGCTGCTGCCTCTCCAG CCTACACGCAACGCCTATGTTCTTGATTGCAAGCTATGTACCAGCGTTCGCGCCTGTCAACTTCTACTTCCCTCCAAGCTCATG GATTCACGTCTCAATCTTTCTTATCGAGATCTTTGCTGTTTTCGTCCCTGCGttccaagtcatcaaacAACGTATCCTCGTCAAGCGCATCGAAAGTCTGAATGTCGAGTGGTATGCCACGTCCTCAACGTCCACTCTCCAAGAGCTCAATGATCTACGAAGAGGTTCTCAGGTAGCTACTCGTCTCGGCGAAAAGGGAGGATATGAATCGTCAGATCAAGAGATGAAAGATACCCTTTTGACCATCAGCGCCTTCAACTACACCCTCAACAGCAATCCTGGACCCCTCCAAGACTTCTCAGCTCTGAACGACTTTTCTGGAGAGAatatttctttcttgacTGAGGTTACTAGGTGGAAGATCTCGTGGCGTGCAGAGCCAGACGAGGCAGATGTTCGCGATGCGTACAATGCTGGACTGGATATATATGCCACCTTCATCAGTCCTCGCGATGCCGAGTTCCCACTGAATCTTGGATCCGCAGATCTCAAGTACATGGAAAAGATGTTCGAAGCAGCTGCACGAGAGACATTTGGACAAACGAACGTGCACCCAGCTGTACCGTTTGAAACCACGATGTCCCTTGAGTCAGCACCAACTTTAGTCATGGAGAGGCCTAACTATAGTGGGATTATCCCTGCCGAGTTCGGACCTAATGTCTTCGATTCCATTGAGCAACACATCAAGTATCTCGTTTTGACGAACACATGGCCAAAGTTTGTCAAGGAAATGCAGTCACGGAGGCGCTCTGGGGAAACAACACGGAGTGGCTATTCGGCTTCATCCGAGACATCTATTGTCAGTCGACTTTCAAGCAAGATGTCCAAACTCTTCTATCATATTGGCTAA